CAAGACGGGATATGCCGTTTGCGATCGTGATAACGCAGCGAGCGGCGCGAAGATATCCCGCTAATTCCACGAGCGAAAAGGAATTCAGGACGCGAACCGGGCGGTCCCCCCAGAATCGTTCATCCAGAAAGCGTGGCTCAGCATCCGACGAAAAAGCGCCACATATTGCGATTTCGAGACGTGCCGCAAGAAGTGTATCTATCACCCTGTTCCAATTATCGTACGGCCAAATTTCAGCAACCTCGTTTTTTCGGCCTGGATCTGGAAATGGGCTAATAATGACGTCGATCGTATTTTTTGTCAGCCATCCGAGAGCAAATTCCCTGATCTCTCCCGCAAGGCGGATTTTAGGAATGGTAGCTGGCACTGGAAGGCCGAAATTTCCATACCATGCCTGCATCATATGCAGGCCACTCCTTGCAAAAAGACGTGCCGGCTCTTCAATGCTAAATGTGGATCCGCGGCTCGGAGAGTTGGCCAGCATTTCCACCGGAGGGCCGGCCCACAAATGTTGTATTTGAGCGTTTTCGAACCAAAGGCGCACAGGTGATTGCGCGGCGACCTCGTAGAGCGCAGGCAAAGCCGTTATTGCGTCTTCTATCGTGTTACCATAGACGGAAATAGCCGGCGGATTGAGTTCTGGCGCAGCAGTTTCCAATAAACGCACCACACCCACGCAGATCGCAAGCCACGGCTCAAGGGAGAGTGTCGGCGCGTCATCGTAAGGCGCAAAGCGGTTTACATAGGCTTTGAATAGTCCAGGAGCCAGTTGTTCAACCGTTCCCTCATTTTGAGTCTCATCTCCCGCGACTGCCCAAAGCAGGCGTTTTTGGCCAAATTTTTGCAACACCGAAAATAGCCGGAAAATTTTATCCTCACTCGGTGTGTTGTTGTATTTAACAACATATATCTTATCATTTTCTCTCATTTGTTTTAGGAATTTTTTCCGCATAATGGTCAGTCTTTTAGCTTCTAACTCCAGAAGCTTATCGGCACTTATTTGGTCGTTTAGAATATGGGAGTGCTTCTGTATGCCAAGGCGCTTATTATATATCGCATATTCTTTCGGATCTTCGGCGTCGGGGGCAAAAAATCCCACATGTAGATTTTCGGGATCCTCCAAGCCAGAAAATTCATTTTCGAGACAGCGGATCAAATCTGGCAATTCGATAAATGACCATCGAAGCAAATCTATTGGCTCAGCGCCACAGCGGCGCTGAACCAATCCGAACTCGCAATTGTCACCCAAACTCTCAAATCGTGATATAAATATTTCTGCCGGAGTTTTCGTAAGTTTGGCTATATCCTCGAGAAAAACTGGCCCTGACATTATTTTTCTGCGATTTGCAGGGGAGAAACCGTCATTTCTGGCCGCATGAGAAAATTCGCGCGTGGCGGCCCATGCTCTGTGGGCTATGATTTTCCATGCCGTGAAATCAATATTGGGCGGATTTTCGTTGGAAAGCCTCGATATCGCGGCAACGATGAGCCCCTCGTCAAGTATCTCCACCGATCCATTTGGCTTGGATGGATCTTCGGCGACATTAAGTAGCCAGCCTGGGCCATGCCGACGGATCGCCGCGTGCAGGCGGCGAAGCGATGAGTTGGGTAGAGCCGCTTTTTGCCGATAGACAAAAATTTTCTCGCCCTTCCGCAATTCTTCGCAGAACATACGCTTAAGCAAGCGATGCGCCTGAATTACTTGGGCTGCCTTTTGCTTCCCTTCCTCAGAATTAATCTCGATAGAAACAGGAAAACCAGTATGAAATGTGAACCCGCAAGAGTCGAGACGCCAGTCTGGCCATCCGTCCTGGACAACAAATTCGTAATTTCCGTCGTCAAAAAGTCCATGGAGATTATTTTCTATTGCATCAATTATAATATCTATCGTGTAAAATCCAACATTACGAAACAAACCTGGCGGATCACAGCTAAAATAGCGCTGCACGATCCCGAATTCGCAATTATCTCCAAGCCCTTCCAGCCGAAAAAAGATATTTTCGTGCATTTTCCTAAATCACTTCGGCTCTATATTTCTACTAACAACTTCCATAATAGACTTCATCTCCAAACTCGCCCCTCTTTATAACCATATTTCTGCCAGTGCTCGGCTGCATTCGTGCCAACGACATCAGAATTGATTTCAAGATACCGTTCGGGATCAAAATCGGCCGGAATCGGCTGCTTCGCCTTAGAAGCGGAACCGTAATGCGATCAAAAAAAAGGTTGATTAATTTTTTCATGGTTTGCGCCTTATTATTATCCGTGCCTCAATCGGCAAGTCTTTCTTTAATTCGAACGAAAAGGACTGATCTGCGCGCTTAAGAATATCCCACGCCCATTCCGGTAAGGTCTGGATTGCGACATCTTCCGTCACGCCCAGCGCTAGGCGAAAGTTCGTGCGCGTCTGACGGGTAAAGCAATCATCACTGAGATTGATGGGCTCGATTTCCAGATCATAATCGCCAAGAGGAGCAATGAGTTCCTTGAAAAAAGCATGTGTAAAGAGCCATTTATCGTCGATGTCGCGGAAAATAGGGGCCGATTTGTCAGAACCTGCCCGGACTGAATAGTCTTGAACAAGCGCTCGCAGGACATGAATTGCCTGGGTGGATAATGGTTCTGTGGCACCGTCTGCGTTGCGCGACAGGATACACTCATAAGCAAGCCGCAAGACCGCGTTGCCCGCTTCGAATGGCTCGAAAAAGATTGCCGTCCCTTTCGGAGATAACGCCTTTATAGCGCGGCGAACACATTCCGCCGGATCGAGAAGATGATGCAAAACTGCGGCGCCGATGACAAGATCGGCCGATCCTTCGATATAATCAGCGCGGGTTGCATCCAGACACGCCAGCGACACGCGGGCCGCCTGCGTAGGATCTTTGGCAAGATGGTCGCGCAAAATAGCCAAAAGATCTTCGCTAAGATCCGTCGCAACGATCTTGGTTTTAGGAAATAAATCAAGAGCAGGCAACACTGAATTGCCCGAGCCCGAGCCAATATCCAATATCATCGCGGGTTCGCGCGCCATACGTCCTTTAACCGCCCCCTCGAGGAGCCAGCGAAAATATGGGGTCGCACTGTAGCGCTCATGGTATACGCTGGCATCTTGAAGGAATTGCTTCGTGATTCCGATTTTGGCTGCGCCAACGTCGTCTGCAGGTATAAATATGCCTGCGAATTTTTCTCCAAAAATTTCGCTCATATCGGTTAATTTTCCTCGCACGACACGATCAACAAAGTGTTTTTTGTGACCAGATACCTTTTTCATCTTCAAATTTCCCATGCTACCGAGTAAATTATCGCTTTTCATCCACGTGCCTTTGCGGCGAAGGCTTGCTTCAGAATTTGCAGCAAAAATTCGTCTTCACAGAAAGGCAGAAGCACCCCCTTCTCGTAATACCTGATCCGCTCCGCTGGCGCGCCGATGTCAAAAGCGGCGAGCGGCAGGCCGAGCGCCATCACTTCCTCCGCGACAAAGGAAAACGTCTCAGGCCAGATCGAGGGCAGAAAAACCATATTGACCCCAGCCTCGATCAACAAGCGGCGAAGATTGGCGTGATCATAGGAGGAAATATTGCTCACCCCCTCCCGCATCAAATCGGGATCGGTCTCCGGCGCAAGGGCGCCGAACAGCACCAGCCGCGTCGGCGAGCCACCGCGCCGGATCGCCGCGGCGAGGCCGCGAACGATGCGCGCGCCCTTGGCGACGTTCAGGTTACCGAGAACCCCAAGCGTAAGGTCAGGTGAAGACCGGCG
This portion of the Acidibrevibacterium fodinaquatile genome encodes:
- a CDS encoding class I SAM-dependent methyltransferase — protein: MKSDNLLGSMGNLKMKKVSGHKKHFVDRVVRGKLTDMSEIFGEKFAGIFIPADDVGAAKIGITKQFLQDASVYHERYSATPYFRWLLEGAVKGRMAREPAMILDIGSGSGNSVLPALDLFPKTKIVATDLSEDLLAILRDHLAKDPTQAARVSLACLDATRADYIEGSADLVIGAAVLHHLLDPAECVRRAIKALSPKGTAIFFEPFEAGNAVLRLAYECILSRNADGATEPLSTQAIHVLRALVQDYSVRAGSDKSAPIFRDIDDKWLFTHAFFKELIAPLGDYDLEIEPINLSDDCFTRQTRTNFRLALGVTEDVAIQTLPEWAWDILKRADQSFSFELKKDLPIEARIIIRRKP